In Falco cherrug isolate bFalChe1 chromosome 2, bFalChe1.pri, whole genome shotgun sequence, the following are encoded in one genomic region:
- the FHL2 gene encoding four and a half LIM domains protein 2 isoform X2 yields MPGTRKMEYKGNSWHETCFICYRCQQPIGTKSFIPKDNQNFCVPCYEKQFAMQCVQCKKAITTGGVTYREQPWHKECFVCTGCKKQLSGQRFTSRDEFAYCLSCFCNLYAKKCAGCTNPISGLGGTKYISFEERQWHNDCFNCKKCSLSLVGRGFLTERDDILCPECGKDI; encoded by the exons ATGCCAG GTACTCGGAAGATGGAATACAAGGGCAACAGCTGGCACGAGACCTGCTTTATCTGCTACCGCTGCCAACAGCCTATTGGAACGAAGAGTTTCATCCCTAAGGACAATCAAAACTTTTGCGTACCCTGCTATGAAAAGCAGTTTGCCATGCAGTGCGTCCAGTGCAAGAAG GCTATCACTACAGGAGGCGTTACATACCGGGAACAGCCGTGGCACAAGGAGTGCTTCGTTTGTACTGGATGCAAGAAGCAGTTGTCTGGACAACGCTTTACTTCCAGGGATGAGTTTGCCTATTGCCTGAGCTGCTTCTGCAACCTCTACGCCAAAAAGTGTGCTGGATGCACAAACCCAATCAGTG GACTCGGAGGAACCAAGTACATCTCCTTCGAAGAGCGGCAGTGGCATAATGATTGCTTCAACTGTAAGAAGTGCTCTCTCTCATTAGTGGGTCGCGGCTTCCTCACAGAAAGGGATGACATCCTTTGCCCTGAATGtggaaaagatatttaa
- the C2H2orf49 gene encoding ashwin — protein MAAQGRGRVGGGKEERGSGRPESELLLHPELLSEEFLLLTLEQKNILVENDVKMDKDGLTDLYIQHAIPLPQRDLPKSRWGKMMEKKRQENELKSGNKSVGTVEGLRKRPLIVFDGNSTSTSIKVKKTENGAADRLKPPPAGSTTNTVRRLSVPSNASTYISASSLSEDAKLGVRNNEAKQNSISKTNSSVLASLKVYPLSPVAGTTVVKLKRAVPKEESDLPNDLKPTEAKKKIQHVTWP, from the exons ATGGCGGCGCAGGGAAGGGGCCGGGTGGGCGGTGGCAAGGAGGAGCGCGGGTCGGGGCGCCCGGAGtcggagctgctgctgcacccgGAGCTGCTCTCGGAGGAGTTCCTGCtgctcacactggagcag AAGAATATACTAGTTGAAAATGATGTAAAGATGGACAAAGATGGTCTCACTGATCTGTATATTCAACATGCCATTCCCCTGCCTCAGCGTGACCTACCAAAAAGTAGATGGGGGAAAATGATGGAAAAGAAGAGACAGGAAAATGAGTTGAAAAGTGGGAATAAAAG tgttggaACGGTGGAAGGTTTAAGGAAACGACCATTAATTGTATTTGATGGCAATTCAACAAGTACAAGCATAAAGGTGAAGAAGACAGAGAATGGAGCTGCTGATCGCCTAAAACCTCCTCCAGCTGGAAGCACCACCAACACTGTTAGAAGATTATCAGTTCCTTCAAATGCCTCAACATACATTTCAGCCTCCAGTTTATCAGAGGACGCTAAGCTTGGAGTGAGGAATAATGAGGCCAAGCAGAACAGTATTTCAAAGACTAACAGCAGTGTGTTGGCTAGTCTGAAGGTGTACCCTTTGTCTCCAGTAGCAGGAACTACTGTTGTGAAGTTAAAGAGAGCTGTTCCAAAAGAAGAATCTGATTTGCCG aatGACCTAAAGCCTacagaagcaaagaagaaaatccagcaTGTCACATGGCCATGA
- the FHL2 gene encoding four and a half LIM domains protein 2 isoform X1 — translation MTERFDCHYCKESLFGKKYILREDSPYCVKCYENLYSNTCEECKKTIGADCKDLSYKDRHWHETCFHCFQCKNSLVDKPFAAKEEHLLCTDCYSNEYSSKCNECKKTIMPGTRKMEYKGNSWHETCFICYRCQQPIGTKSFIPKDNQNFCVPCYEKQFAMQCVQCKKAITTGGVTYREQPWHKECFVCTGCKKQLSGQRFTSRDEFAYCLSCFCNLYAKKCAGCTNPISGLGGTKYISFEERQWHNDCFNCKKCSLSLVGRGFLTERDDILCPECGKDI, via the exons ATGACTGAACGCTTTGACTGCCACTACTGCAAAGAGTCCCTGTTTGGTAAGAAGTACATCCTGAGGGAGGACAGCCCCTACTGTGTGAAATGCTATGAAAACCTTTACTCTAACACCTGCGAGGAATGCAAAAAAACAATTGGTGCTGACTGCAAG GATCTGTCTTACAAGGACCGCCACTGGCATGAAACCTGTTTCCACTGCTTCCAGTGCAAGAATTCATTGGTGGACAAACCTTTTGCTGCAAAAGAGGAACATCTACTTTGTACTGATTGCTACTCCAACGAATACTCTTCCAAATGTAATGAGTGCAAGAAGACTATTATGCCAG GTACTCGGAAGATGGAATACAAGGGCAACAGCTGGCACGAGACCTGCTTTATCTGCTACCGCTGCCAACAGCCTATTGGAACGAAGAGTTTCATCCCTAAGGACAATCAAAACTTTTGCGTACCCTGCTATGAAAAGCAGTTTGCCATGCAGTGCGTCCAGTGCAAGAAG GCTATCACTACAGGAGGCGTTACATACCGGGAACAGCCGTGGCACAAGGAGTGCTTCGTTTGTACTGGATGCAAGAAGCAGTTGTCTGGACAACGCTTTACTTCCAGGGATGAGTTTGCCTATTGCCTGAGCTGCTTCTGCAACCTCTACGCCAAAAAGTGTGCTGGATGCACAAACCCAATCAGTG GACTCGGAGGAACCAAGTACATCTCCTTCGAAGAGCGGCAGTGGCATAATGATTGCTTCAACTGTAAGAAGTGCTCTCTCTCATTAGTGGGTCGCGGCTTCCTCACAGAAAGGGATGACATCCTTTGCCCTGAATGtggaaaagatatttaa